A stretch of DNA from Triticum dicoccoides isolate Atlit2015 ecotype Zavitan chromosome 2A, WEW_v2.0, whole genome shotgun sequence:
ccctcaatgcaaccggaagaagttgcgtcataatcacgtgacagtcatgagactttaggttctggaactttttctctggcatatttattattccctttatattcgacgagaagccagacgggaccttcatactgagcagacattcaaagaagatttccttatcTTCTTTGGTAAaagtgtagctggcaggaccttcatactgctttggaggcatgccatctttttcgtgcaaacgttgcaggtcctcccgtgcctctggtgtatcttttgtcttcccatacacgcccaagaagcctaacaggttcacgcaaaggttcttcgtcacgtgcatcacgtcgattgaagagcgggcctctaggtctttctagtagggtaggtccaaaaatatagatttcttcttccacatgggtgcacatCCCTCAAcatcattcggaacagatagtccgccgggaccctttcccaaGATTACatctaaatcattgaccatagcaagtacgtgatcaccagtacgcatggtgggcttcttacgttgatctgccttgcctttgaaatgcttgcctttcttttgacattgatggttggtcggaagaaatcgacgatgccccaggtacacattcttcctgcatttgtccaggtatatacttttggtgtcagctaaacagtgcgtgcatgcgtggtatgccttgtttgtctgtcctgaaaggttaccgagagcgggtcaatcgttgatggttacaaacagcaaggcatgtaggttaaattcctcctgtttgtgctcatcccacacacgtacaccgtttccattccacaactataaaagttcttcaactaatggccttaggtacacatcaatgtcgttgccgagttgcttagggccttggatgagaactagcatcataatgaacttccgcttcatgcacatctaaggaggaaggttatacatacatagagtcacgggccaggtgctgtgattgctactctgctccctgaaaggattaatgccatccacgcttaaaccaaaccatactttCCTTGGGTCACCTACAAACTCAGCccggtactttctcttgatttttctccactgtgacccgtcagcgggtgctctcaacttcccgtctttcttatggtcctcccTGTACCATGGCATCAACTTGGCatactctttgtttctgaacagacgtttcaaccgtggtattataggagcataccacatcaccttggcaggaaccctcttcccggggggctcgccgtcaacatcaccagggtcatcttatctaatcttatactgcaatgcaccgcataccgggcatgcgttcaaatcctcctgcgcaccgcggtagaggatgcagtcattagggcatgcatgtatcttctgcacctccaatcctaaagggcatacgaccttctttgctgcatacgtattgtcaggcaattcgttatcctttggaagcttcttcttcaatattttcggtagcttctcaaatcctttgtcaggcacagcattctctgccttccgcagtagcaattccagtatggtaccgagcttgttgttgccatcttcgcaattaggGTACAAccatttttgtgatcctctaatatGCGATCGAACTTCTGCTTCTCATTTTGACTTTCgcactgtctccttgcatcaacaatgacccgacggagatcatcattgggcacatcgtcttgttcctcttgatcttcaacttcCACCGTTGcaacatcaccgtattcagggggcacatagttttcatcaccctcttcttcttcactgtcttccatcataacccctatttttctgtgcttggtccaaacattatagtgtggcatgaaacccttataaagcagttgggtgtgaaggatttttcggtcagagtaagacttcgtattcccacatataaggCATGGAcagcacataaaaccattctgcttgtttgcctcagccacttcaagaaaattatgcacgcccttaatgtactcggaggtgtgtctgtcactgtacatccattgtcggttcatctgcgtgcattatatataattaagtgtgtcaaaaatcattacaaaacatcatgaatagataagtgaccaaattaataaaagttcatcatcacattaaaaccaaagtacatacatagttctcattaaacaatatatagctctccagagcatctaattaaaccatacattgaaactatgtaaaacatttcaatgcaacaaaaaatgcgatcataatcgcaaccaaggtaacaattgatccaacggcataatgataccaagcctcggtatgaatggcatattttctaatctttctaatcttcaagcgcattgcatacatcttgatcttgtgatcatcgacgacatccgcaatatgcaactccaatatcatcttctccaccTCAATttctttattttttccttcaagtaattgttttcttgttgaactaaatttaacctctcgacaatagggtcggttggaatttccagttcacatacctcttagataaataaaatctatgtcacgttggtcggcataattttcataaacaataaatgaaccaaataattataaaagataatatataccacatccgaatcatagacaggacgagggccgacgggggaggataccaaaaccatcgcactatataataacaagcaataataaaagtaagaaaattagacaagtatctatctaatcatacaagtaagaatatttttcttttagaaagaagataagaacaagaggctcaccacggtggtgtcggcgacgagatcggcgcgggcgatcgacggcggtgaagacggggacgggacttgACGGACCGCTACACCTATACAAATCtcgagaaaaatggagcttggaggtcgagcttcaagaggagaaagcttaactagtgtggctcgggcatttcattgaacacctcatgtgcataggaggtaagctagagcaccacaaagctctcccctcgccgaccagaaaaaacaaagcagtgtggagtgctctgctcgtcggcgatggggtatatataggcacccccCCCTTCTGTCccagttccagccacgaaccgggaccaatggatgtgggccaggagcgaggaccattggtcccggttcgtgacgggaaccaggacaaatgggtccagacgaaccgggaccaatgccccacgaggccCAGCCGTCCCCCTGGGCTTACGAACCGGGACGTATGCCTCCATTGGTCCCggatcgtgactgaaccgggactaatgagctggcCAGGACAGAACCAAAGCCCTGATTTCTACTAGTGACTTGATCCCTgtcggtacatcttctacactttgtgtgttgatcaacttgaatcactctctgtacttagtcttgatcaaccttgaatctttccaactcttttCATTtgtatgatgtcttgaaggtaaacatgactgatcacacaatcttcttattcaagacatgcttgcaataagctcaacactcacatgaccaatcattggataattccttaatagcacattggtcaactcataaactccttgaaaccaacatatggacttcaagaaatggctatggacaaatccttcaaatataactcaatgcaaccattagtccacagagaatgtcatcaattaccaaaaccacacatgggggcaccgcatgtcctttcagcaCGATTGTGGTTTCGCTAGAGGCACGGGcatgcctctcggaaacaaaaaaacatattttctgttttttccttccacgagaggcacggttgtggtttcgctagaggcacgggcgtgcctctcggAACGGCAAAacacattttctattttttttccttccacgagaggcacgattgtgctttcgcgagaggcacggccgtgcctctcggcaaCGGAAAAGAAAACAGcgatttttttccttccgcgagaggcacggttgtgcttccgcaaaaggcacaaccgtgcctctttcggaaagggaaaaaaccgtgctcccggttTGGTTTTCTCGTCCggttttttttgtaaaaaaaagttcatcaaaacctattaacatggtatcttgttttaaagatctcgacgcgaggaatccaacggtgaaaacagttcgagatttggacacacagattaagagataaaacattttgaataaacagatctagCATAACCTGGGAaggtgggagtgatctttgcaagGAGTACTACTCAATTAGTGATTCCGACAGAATACGCGTGCGGCGCATGCAGGAGAGAGCGACGAAACCTATTCGGTGCCTTAAGCGCTGCTTAAAGACGTTTTCGTAAATGGGCGCACTCCCCCTGTACTCTAGGTCTAGTAGCGGGCCGGCCCATATtctttctgttttttgtgtgtgttttccACCTGAGTTTTCaatgttttttccttttcttttttcccgattctttttttattttataaaaTCGAAGAAGTTTtttcaaaattggtgaacttttttcatgCAAGAAGCACAATTGTGCTCCACGCGGAAGCACTTTTAAATGCAAGAACATCTTCCAAAATCCATGCCCTTTGTCGCATATCATTTTAGGGGTTCTTTGGATTGGAGTACTAGCAATTATTTTCAGAAGAATTTTTAGGATTCAGTTttgttaatattttgagggatgcgCTTACAGAAATTTATGTTCTGGACTTGGAAAACCAAACAAAGCTTTAGTTTGCTATACGCTGCTATAAACGAGTTGGAAAACTGGATCTGTAAATACCCAAACTATTCTCTTTGCGAGGGCTCTGAATACCCAAGTTGACATGCTCTTCGAGCGAGAGATACTATAAAGATCAGCTCTCGAGAAGAAAAAAGAAATCTGCTACTACCAGCGTGCTAGCTAGCCCAATTTCGGGATGAATTCATCATCTGGCCTCCACTTGAATTAAGACCATCAAGAGAACAATTTGAGTACGAATGACATTTGTATTGCATATACAGAGCAACACGATTACAGTTACAGTTACATTTTTCTTATTTCTACTTTGCTATAGGGCACCCTATATCGAGTACCCGAGCTCTGCATGCATGGTCTCCAAACATCGCGTGCTCGAGTACAAGTACAACACTCTCACACACCATATCTATAGGTACACACACGTAAAACTGCTAAGCGTATACACCACATCTGCTTAGCCCAAACGAGGCCGTGGTATATATACGCAGTAAAACACCGATGCCAAACCCGTGGTAGCACGGCAAAATATCATACGAGGCGGCATCCTTGATTGCTTGCTATGCCGCATGCACTTACTTACCAGTAAGGATTCTGAAGTAGGATCGGTGTACGTACGTAGCTGTAGATAACCAACCAGTCTGCTGTAACTTGGGTCGTCGTCGTcctcgcgcgcgcgcgcgtgcgtgcgtgcgggGTTGCTACATGGCGCGGCCGCCGCCGCAGCGGTAGGTGACCTCGCAGGTCTTGCCGACCCGGAGGGTGTACTTGTGCTGCGGCTTGACGAGGAACATGGGCAGGCGGAGCAGCGACTCGCACACGCACCCGGGCTCCACCTCCTTCAGCCACCGGCAGCAGTCCCGGTACGCGCGGTGCTCGTCgtgatcgtcgtcgtcgtcgtcgtcgtcatcgtcgtcgtcgtcgtcgtcgtcgtcgtcgtcgtcgtcctgctCGTCGTCCTggtcctcgtcctcatcctcgtcctcgccctcgccgccctcgccctcgTCCTCCCCCTCGCCCACGTGgcgtccgcggcggcggcggcggcggcggtggtggtggcggcgcctgCGACGGGTCCTCCTAGTGCGACGGTGGCCGGCACGGACAGTGCCGTTGCGGGTTACAGCCACGTGGAGCACATCAGGGTCGGCGCTGATCAGCGACGTCGCGttgccaccgccgccaccactaTCATCTCCGCCCCCGCCcccacctcctccgccgccgccgcctcccttgtcgtcctcgtcgtcgtcttcgtcctcgtcctcgtcctcctcgtcgtcgtcgtcgtcgtcatcgtcatcgtcatcgtcatgatGGTGGTGCTCCGGGCTGGTGGGCGGGAGGATGGCGCACGCCTGGCTGGCGAGGGCGAACTGGCTGCCGCAGTACTTCCTCACCTGCCCGAGCTGCGCCTCCACCGCCGGCGGGCCGAGGAAAgggacgagcaggacggcggcgaGCACCGCCACGCGGAAAGCCGAGCCGGCTGCCATGGCTGGCACGCCAGAGGCTCGACCGTCGATGGAGGTCGATGGATGTAGCTCAACTCCAGTTCTTGGAACGGTCTGGGTGTGGTTGCTGCTGGCTGTCTCGGCACGCGCGTTCTTATAGGTGTGTAGATTGGTGGTTGTTGGGGAAGTTGGATGCGTGCGTGGGGTTTTTCTTGGCATGTCTGCTGGATTGGAGTGGAAATGTGGGTGATGAGTTTGTAGGTGCTTCATGCCCGTGGCGTGAGAGTTCTACTGGTCTTGCcctcttctttttccctttggAACATTCGATCAGTCTTCTCCGTATTGTTCGGTTTGCAAGGGGCAGCAGCTCTTTGCGTGACTTGCTTATTTTACGTGGCCCTTTGACCATCATTTCAGTGTTTACACAACATATACTTGCAATAGAAGGATTTACAGTTATGGCTTTGCTATTTGACTATTTTTGCAATCGCTCGACGGTAGATGGGGAAGTCGATTGAACACAAAGAAATGTGCAATATAATGAAGATAAGTTGGTACCCTGATTTGTAATCGCAATTGCTATTCTTTAGTTGCCTGAATTTTTGTGTGTTTTGGTCAATTTTTGGCTGGTGGAAAACCGTCGATCAAAAGAGGGGGGCGGTGTGGACGAGCGAGACGTTGCCGGCAGATGTCAGGTGGGAACGACACGATTGGCCTTACAGTGGCCCGGGGAGGTGAGTTCAAGAGTTGACGATACGACGCGGAAGGGATGGCTAGGTTAGCAGTGGCTCGGCAGAAGTGGCGGCCCGAGTAAGGCGGAATGGCAAGGCGGCGCATCACCAACAACACGGCTGTGGGTGGCAAGGGAGGGCGGTTAGGCCGGTGATAACAGGTGGGTCGATGGTAAAGTCGGGCCGGCAGAGTAGATCATTGAACCTATTTTCTTTTCTCGAG
This window harbors:
- the LOC119359062 gene encoding transcription initiation factor TFIID subunit 11-like, coding for MAAGSAFRVAVLAAVLLVPFLGPPAVEAQLGQVRKYCGSQFALASQACAILPPTSPEHHHHDDDDDDDDDDDDEEDEDEDEDDDEDDKGGGGGGGGGGGGGDDSGGGGGNATSLISADPDVLHVAVTRNGTVRAGHRRTRRTRRRRRHHHRRRRRRRGRHVGEGEDEGEGGEGEDEDEDEDQDDEQDDDDDDDDDDDDDDDDDDDDDHDEHRAYRDCCRWLKEVEPGCVCESLLRLPMFLVKPQHKYTLRVGKTCEVTYRCGGGRAM